In the genome of Myxococcus stipitatus, one region contains:
- a CDS encoding RNA ligase family protein — protein MPFRPYAKISAAGESRAQPSPGGAWIALEKLHGAQLVIAVRAGEVRFGKRKAWLADGEPFFGWQLLRAQLSAAALKMVRLLGAEEASVYFYGELLGGHYPHPDVAAVPGLSAVQTGVWYSPALHWFPFDVLVARTPEEEGLMLAHRDLERAAHEVGLLTPPVLRRGTRTDVNTVPTRRPSLVPAMLGLPALDANIAEGLVLKSEQPAPPGSRVASKRKIEEFNEGRFDESEAWNPNQSLSAGALEGWALRLVNPARVASALSKLGKGALEPLLEEVILDVRVDLELAFPSACGALGLAEEEHLSARIRERALPLLLAALK, from the coding sequence ATGCCATTTCGTCCCTACGCCAAGATTTCCGCGGCTGGAGAGTCGCGAGCCCAGCCCTCTCCTGGAGGTGCCTGGATTGCCTTGGAGAAGCTCCATGGCGCCCAGCTCGTCATCGCCGTGCGCGCCGGGGAGGTCCGCTTCGGCAAGCGCAAGGCGTGGCTCGCCGACGGTGAGCCGTTCTTCGGCTGGCAGCTGCTGCGCGCGCAGCTGAGCGCCGCGGCCCTGAAGATGGTGCGCTTGCTCGGCGCCGAGGAGGCCTCCGTCTATTTCTACGGAGAGCTGCTGGGGGGCCACTACCCGCACCCGGACGTCGCGGCCGTCCCCGGTCTCTCGGCGGTGCAGACGGGTGTCTGGTATTCGCCCGCGCTGCACTGGTTTCCGTTCGATGTGCTCGTCGCCCGCACCCCGGAAGAGGAGGGGCTCATGCTGGCGCACCGGGACCTGGAGCGTGCGGCCCACGAGGTGGGCTTGCTGACGCCGCCTGTGCTCCGTCGGGGCACTCGCACCGACGTCAACACCGTGCCCACGCGTCGGCCCTCGCTCGTGCCGGCGATGCTCGGACTCCCCGCGCTCGACGCCAACATCGCGGAGGGGCTCGTCCTCAAGAGCGAGCAGCCCGCGCCGCCCGGCTCCCGCGTCGCCAGCAAGCGGAAGATTGAAGAGTTCAACGAGGGCCGCTTCGACGAGAGCGAGGCCTGGAACCCGAATCAATCCCTCTCGGCCGGGGCGCTGGAGGGCTGGGCCCTGCGCCTGGTCAATCCCGCGCGCGTCGCCAGCGCTCTGTCCAAGCTGGGCAAGGGCGCGCTGGAGCCGCTGTTGGAGGAGGTCATCCTGGACGTGCGCGTCGACCTGGAGCTGGCCTTCCCCTCGGCCTGCGGCGCGCTGGGGCTGGCGGAGGAGGAGCACCTCTCCGCCCGCATCCGGGAGCGCGCGCTGCCGCTGCTCCTGGCCGCGCTCAAGTGA
- a CDS encoding Ig-like domain-containing protein, with product MLAVLLFAGCSKDVEPTQATGTTRQAVTVPVTTLESVAITSQGMTQNGSAYRNESLIGVFQTPDYEIEALLRFPQLGIPAGSVIQSATLRLAVETWHSGFSIRGSYVQTPWSLQASALGWQFRENGLEWDRLGAQGAGTDLVAGTSFELTTFPTTVSFHDVPLNVAVVQSWVDDPSTNQGILLANTQLSKVAKVFTQLATEPERRPVLTLEYTAPGPRSDTTPPTVAITSPANGTTVQGTVAITASASDNVGVTSTQLRVDGRNLSSAQLDTTQLRNGDHVLTAHARDAAGNLTTSAGVRITVNNPIIDTAPPQVSVIDPAANATVSGLFSVRLNATDDVGVTRVHVELDGVPVGAADEAAPWTVLLDTENLQPYGIRQLTAVARDAVGNVTTSAPVAINVSAPPPDTVPPEVQIVSPASGLTLGGTVTFKMSASDNMALAGVQLQVNGQNVGAEDVSYPYWVTVSTTLLSDGTFPVTAVARDRGGNRTTSAPITVTIANGAPVVLNIPTTHPRIWFTGNRLARAQAHFAQNPYTPAATVQGPDQAIDAAMHSLITGSAASCRAAITWAVNTQVTVAETSAASDPARWYGEAVILTYDWCFAHLLPAEITTLQDRWNNAISKLNDKVWGGIGMEGNNYYTGYFRNSILWAIATWHENQPYADTLLQYAMKSRWQFSLRPYLQTSGKGGAPHEGSTYGRRTFGYLTTPFTTLGLYGHDMWNQTSHFMETVFWSIYSTTPGPTRVGTFQMFETFPYNDDERWLTRYPPGNTAQTLLGSYFAPLIEEWSTQPIAGYAKRFLELTGHPIDERHIRYVYSDTLAAVPARSLSELPLDYHASGLGMVYAKTAWAPDATVLNLQFGVTANAGHTHRDSGNFQVWRAGEFLVRETVGYANTIVGPAGEGVVDTEAPVAHNTLLFEGRGTVGYYHHAPQMLRLESTPVINYAAVDLTGVYDLNDEWAHREAEVGNPHAGRVIRETLFVRPLDTLVVFDRVESSNADTSVDKTFIIHFPSNPVLTGNTWSATSGTQEVRVSTLVPAAPTRRVIDERGPLRPNGTYTYPVGQFRGEVETNGQVVSHFLNVVQAKDTSGVNLQLTLNETSTAYTVTMTHPTRGTAVVSFEKGIQSTGGSFGYAATGMATPSPLRTNVQAMTVTGNGPVWAP from the coding sequence ATGCTGGCAGTCCTCTTGTTCGCGGGCTGCTCGAAGGACGTCGAACCCACGCAGGCGACGGGGACGACCCGGCAGGCCGTGACGGTGCCGGTGACGACGCTGGAGTCGGTGGCCATCACCAGCCAGGGAATGACGCAGAACGGCTCGGCGTATCGCAACGAGTCGCTCATCGGCGTCTTCCAGACTCCCGACTACGAAATCGAGGCGCTGCTGCGCTTCCCCCAGCTCGGCATCCCGGCGGGGTCCGTGATTCAGAGCGCGACGCTGCGCCTCGCGGTGGAGACCTGGCACAGCGGGTTCTCGATTCGAGGCTCCTACGTCCAGACGCCCTGGAGCCTCCAGGCCAGCGCGCTGGGCTGGCAGTTCCGCGAGAACGGCCTGGAGTGGGACCGGCTGGGCGCGCAGGGCGCGGGGACGGACCTGGTCGCCGGAACGTCGTTCGAGCTCACCACGTTCCCCACCACCGTGAGCTTCCACGACGTGCCGCTCAACGTCGCGGTGGTGCAGTCGTGGGTGGATGACCCGTCCACCAACCAGGGCATCCTGCTGGCCAACACCCAGCTGAGCAAGGTGGCCAAGGTGTTCACCCAGCTGGCCACCGAGCCGGAGCGCCGGCCGGTGCTCACCCTGGAGTACACCGCGCCGGGGCCGCGCAGCGACACCACGCCGCCGACGGTCGCCATCACCTCCCCCGCCAACGGCACGACGGTGCAGGGCACGGTCGCCATCACCGCGAGCGCGAGCGACAACGTCGGCGTCACGAGCACGCAGCTGCGCGTCGATGGCCGGAACCTGTCCTCGGCGCAGCTCGACACCACGCAGCTTCGCAATGGCGACCATGTGCTGACCGCGCACGCGCGCGACGCCGCGGGCAACCTCACGACCTCCGCGGGCGTGCGCATCACCGTCAACAACCCCATCATCGACACCGCGCCTCCGCAGGTGTCCGTCATCGACCCCGCGGCGAACGCGACGGTGAGCGGCCTGTTCTCCGTGCGGCTCAACGCGACCGACGACGTGGGCGTCACCCGGGTCCACGTCGAGCTCGATGGCGTCCCCGTCGGCGCGGCCGATGAGGCGGCGCCCTGGACGGTGCTGCTCGACACCGAGAACCTCCAGCCCTACGGCATCCGCCAGCTGACCGCCGTGGCGCGCGACGCCGTGGGCAACGTCACCACGTCCGCGCCGGTGGCCATCAACGTGAGCGCGCCGCCGCCGGACACCGTCCCGCCCGAGGTCCAGATTGTCTCCCCCGCCAGCGGCCTCACGCTGGGCGGCACCGTCACGTTCAAGATGAGCGCGTCGGACAACATGGCCCTCGCGGGCGTGCAGCTCCAGGTGAACGGGCAGAACGTGGGCGCCGAGGACGTGTCCTATCCGTACTGGGTCACCGTCTCCACCACCCTCCTGAGCGATGGCACCTTCCCCGTGACGGCGGTGGCCAGGGACCGCGGTGGCAACCGCACCACCTCCGCCCCCATCACCGTCACCATCGCCAACGGGGCGCCGGTGGTCCTCAACATCCCCACCACGCACCCGCGCATCTGGTTCACCGGCAACCGGCTCGCCCGAGCGCAGGCGCACTTCGCCCAGAACCCCTACACGCCCGCGGCGACCGTGCAGGGCCCCGACCAGGCCATCGACGCGGCCATGCACTCCCTCATCACGGGCTCGGCGGCCTCGTGCCGCGCCGCCATCACCTGGGCGGTGAACACCCAGGTCACCGTGGCGGAGACCTCCGCGGCCAGCGACCCGGCCCGCTGGTACGGCGAGGCCGTCATCCTCACCTATGACTGGTGCTTCGCCCACCTGCTGCCGGCGGAAATCACGACCCTCCAGGACCGCTGGAACAACGCCATCAGCAAGCTCAACGACAAGGTCTGGGGCGGCATCGGCATGGAGGGCAACAACTACTACACGGGTTACTTCCGCAACTCGATTCTGTGGGCCATCGCCACGTGGCACGAGAACCAGCCCTACGCCGACACGCTCCTCCAGTACGCGATGAAGTCGCGTTGGCAGTTCTCGCTGCGGCCCTACCTCCAGACCTCCGGCAAGGGGGGCGCGCCCCACGAGGGCTCCACCTACGGCCGCCGGACGTTCGGCTACCTGACGACTCCGTTCACCACGCTCGGCCTGTATGGCCATGACATGTGGAACCAGACGAGCCACTTCATGGAGACCGTCTTCTGGTCCATCTACTCGACGACGCCGGGTCCCACCCGCGTGGGGACCTTCCAGATGTTCGAGACGTTCCCCTACAACGACGACGAGCGCTGGCTGACCCGCTATCCCCCGGGCAACACCGCGCAGACGCTGCTGGGCAGCTACTTCGCGCCGCTCATCGAGGAGTGGTCGACGCAGCCCATCGCCGGCTACGCCAAGCGCTTCCTGGAGCTCACCGGGCACCCCATCGACGAGCGTCACATCCGCTATGTCTACAGCGACACGCTGGCGGCGGTGCCGGCGCGCAGCCTGAGTGAGCTGCCGCTCGACTACCACGCCTCGGGTCTGGGCATGGTCTACGCGAAGACGGCCTGGGCCCCCGACGCCACCGTGCTCAACCTCCAGTTCGGTGTGACGGCCAACGCGGGCCACACGCACCGCGACTCCGGCAACTTCCAGGTGTGGCGCGCGGGTGAGTTCCTGGTGCGGGAGACGGTCGGCTACGCGAACACGATTGTCGGCCCCGCGGGCGAAGGCGTGGTCGACACCGAAGCCCCCGTGGCGCACAACACCCTGCTGTTCGAGGGCCGGGGCACGGTGGGCTACTACCACCACGCGCCCCAGATGCTGCGCCTCGAGTCGACGCCGGTCATCAACTACGCCGCCGTGGACCTGACGGGGGTGTATGACTTGAACGACGAGTGGGCACACCGCGAGGCGGAGGTGGGCAACCCGCACGCGGGCCGCGTGATTCGTGAGACGCTGTTCGTGCGTCCGCTCGACACGCTGGTGGTGTTCGACCGCGTGGAGAGCTCGAACGCCGACACCTCCGTCGACAAGACCTTCATCATCCACTTCCCGAGCAACCCCGTGCTCACGGGCAACACGTGGTCCGCGACCAGCGGCACCCAGGAGGTGCGCGTCAGCACGCTGGTGCCGGCGGCCCCCACCCGGCGCGTCATCGACGAGCGCGGCCCGCTGCGCCCCAACGGCACGTACACGTACCCCGTCGGCCAGTTCCGTGGCGAAGTCGAGACCAACGGCCAGGTGGTGAGCCACTTCCTGAACGTGGTCCAGGCCAAGGACACAAGCGGGGTGAACCTCCAGCTCACGCTGAACGAGACGTCGACCGCGTACACGGTGACGATGACGCACCCGACCCGAGGCACCGCGGTGGTCAGCTTCGAGAAGGGCATCCAGAGCACCGGCGGCAGCTTCGGCTACGCCGCCACCGGCATGGCCACCCCGTCCCCGCTGCGCACGAACGTGCAGGCGATGACCGTCACGGGGAACGGGCCGGTCTGGGCCCCGTAG